One Paraburkholderia aromaticivorans genomic region harbors:
- the hflX gene encoding GTPase HflX, whose translation MAITSGRLILIPSNLINAALVGIDFGKIDFEASLEELSLLAQSAGANPLVTLTGRRSSPDAKMFVGSGKAEELRLACEANDIELVIFNHALAPAQQRNLEQALNRRVIDRTSLILDIFAQRARSHEGKLQVELAQLQYLSTRLIRAWTHLERQKGGIGLRGPGETQLETDRRLIGERIKALKTRLEKLRRQHGTQRRARSRNQTMSVSLVGYTNAGKSTLFNALTKAQAYAADQLFATLDTTSRRVYLGDEAGQVVVSDTVGFIRELPHQLVAAFRATLEETIHADLLLHVVDASSAVRLDQIDQVNEVLHAIGADTIRQVLVFNKIDAVPELAARGDAVERDEYGNISRVFLSARTGQGLDTLRAAIAEIATAEPLPETLVDLSEEDRTAAPRDDHKVSELGH comes from the coding sequence TTGGCGATTACTTCCGGCCGCCTCATTTTGATACCCTCCAATTTGATCAATGCAGCGCTTGTCGGCATCGACTTCGGTAAGATCGATTTCGAAGCCAGCCTAGAAGAACTCAGCCTGCTCGCGCAAAGCGCGGGCGCGAATCCCTTAGTCACCCTCACCGGGCGCCGGTCCAGTCCTGATGCCAAGATGTTCGTCGGCAGCGGCAAGGCTGAAGAACTGCGTCTTGCGTGTGAGGCGAACGACATCGAACTCGTCATTTTCAATCACGCTCTGGCGCCTGCGCAGCAGCGCAATCTGGAGCAAGCGCTTAATCGGCGCGTGATCGATCGCACCAGTCTGATTCTCGACATTTTTGCCCAACGGGCCCGCAGCCACGAAGGCAAGCTGCAGGTGGAACTCGCGCAACTGCAGTATCTGTCGACGCGGCTAATCCGCGCATGGACCCACCTGGAGCGGCAAAAAGGCGGTATCGGTTTGCGCGGCCCTGGCGAAACGCAGCTCGAAACCGACCGTCGTTTGATCGGCGAGCGCATCAAGGCGCTCAAGACGCGGCTGGAGAAACTGCGCCGTCAGCACGGCACGCAGCGTCGCGCGCGCAGCCGCAATCAGACCATGTCCGTGTCGCTGGTCGGCTACACGAACGCGGGCAAATCCACGCTCTTCAACGCGCTCACCAAGGCTCAGGCGTACGCCGCCGACCAGCTGTTCGCGACGCTGGATACCACCTCGCGGCGCGTCTATCTCGGCGACGAAGCGGGGCAGGTGGTGGTGTCGGATACGGTCGGCTTCATCCGCGAACTGCCTCACCAGCTGGTGGCGGCGTTTCGCGCCACGCTCGAGGAAACCATTCACGCCGACTTGCTGCTGCACGTAGTCGATGCATCGAGCGCGGTGCGGCTTGACCAGATCGATCAGGTCAACGAGGTGTTGCACGCAATCGGTGCGGACACGATCCGGCAGGTGCTGGTCTTTAATAAGATCGACGCGGTGCCGGAGCTGGCGGCCCGTGGGGATGCGGTTGAAAGGGATGAGTATGGTAATATTTCGCGCGTCTTTTTGAGCGCGCGCACGGGGCAAGGGCTGGACACACTGCGCGCTGCCATCGCTGAAATCGCTACTGCCGAACCTCTTCCCGAAACGCTGGTCGATCTCTCGGAAGAAGACCGGACGGCAGCACCGCGCGACGACCACAAGGTCTCAGAACTCGGGCACTGA
- the hfq gene encoding RNA chaperone Hfq gives MSNKGQLLQDPFLNALRKEHVPVSIYLVNGIKLQGNIESFDQYVVLLRNTVTQMVYKHAISTVVPARPVNFHPDSEQS, from the coding sequence ATGAGCAACAAAGGGCAATTGTTACAAGACCCGTTTTTGAACGCACTGCGTAAAGAGCATGTGCCTGTGTCGATCTACCTGGTCAACGGCATCAAGCTTCAAGGGAACATCGAATCGTTCGACCAGTACGTCGTGTTGCTCCGGAATACGGTCACCCAGATGGTCTACAAGCACGCAATCTCGACAGTCGTGCCAGCCCGTCCGGTGAATTTCCACCCGGATTCTGAACAGTCCTAA